The following are encoded in a window of Thunnus albacares chromosome 9, fThuAlb1.1, whole genome shotgun sequence genomic DNA:
- the srsf11 gene encoding serine/arginine-rich splicing factor 11 isoform X2 produces MSLLAPANAVAGMMPGGGLLPTPNPLASMGGTPFGGLGAPNMEQMAAMGMPGPNMNPQALSADFLKLMQSMDPKLNPLAAGLNLNPGLKTDASNKEIEEAMKRVREAQSLISAAIEPGNKKDDKRKHSRSRSRSRRRRSRSRSRHRRSKSRSRRRSHSRSRRRSKSPRRRRSHSRDRSRRSRSRDRRKEEKSKKRSKTPPKSYSSARRSRSISRRHRRSRSASRSPRRKLSRSPSPRRHKKEKKKDKEREKDRDRERREDRDRSRDERERSTSKKKKSKDKERDRDRKSDSEKGDVKVTRDYDEEEQGYDSEKEGEEEDDERKSDSDSASSPKGQEEIERAEGQIPKKSKLNGDDHHQEDMEMSD; encoded by the exons ATGTCGCTGCTGGCTCCAGCCAATGCCGTGGCAGGAATGATGCCTGGGGGAGGCCTTCTTCCAACACCCAATCCTTTGGCGTCG ATGGGAGGAACACCATTTGGAGGTCTTGGAGCTCCCAACATGGAGCAGATGGCTGCCATGGGAATGCCTGGACCTAACATGAACCCCCAG GCACTTTCTGCAGACTTCTTGAAGCTCATGCAGTCCATGGACCCCAA ATTGAATCCATTAGCGGCCGGACTCAACTTGAATCCGGGGTTGAAGACCGACGCCTCCAACAAGGAGATTGAAGAGGCCATGAAGAGAGTCCGAGAGGCCCAGTCGCTCATTTCTGCAGCCATTGAACCTGGAA ATAAGAAAGACGACAAGCGCAAACATTCCCGATCTCGCTCACGGTCACGACGCAGGCGCTCCAGATCTCGCTCAAGACACAG GCGATCAAAAAGCAGGTCTCGGCGGAGGTCCCATTCCAGGAGTAGGAGGAGGTCCAAGAGCCCACGAAGGAGGAGGTCCCACTCCCGAGATAGAAGCCGCCGCAGCAGATCTAG GGAcaggagaaaggaggaaaagtcTAAGAAAAGGTCAAAGACGCCCCCGAAGAGCTACAGCAGCGCCAGGAGGTCTCGAAGCATTAGCCG GAGGCACAGGCGAAGCCGTAGTGCATCTCGGTCCCCCAGGAGGAAGCTGTCCAGGTCTCCATCACCCAGACG ccacaagaaggagaaaaagaaggacaAGGAGCGCGAGAAGGACcgagatagagagaggagggaggacaggGACCGGAGCAGAGACGAAAGAGAACGCTCCAccagcaagaagaagaagagcaaagACAAAGAGCGAGACCGCGATCGCAAGTCTGATAGCGAGAAAGGAGACGTGAAG GTGACACGGGATTACGATGAAGAGGAACAAGGTTATGACAGtgaaaaagaaggagaggaggaggacgacgaGAGGAAGAGTGACTCTGACTCTGCCTCGTCCCCAAAAGGCCAGGAGGAGATCGAGAGAGCCGAGGGCCAAATCCCCAAAAAGTCCAAACTGAACGGAGACGATCACCATCAGGAAGACATGGAGATGAGCGATTAA